The genome window ACTGGAATTTCGGAGCGGTCCCGCGTCAGGTGTCCCGGATAGTCGGCGGCCACAGGGTCACGGGCTATCCGGCACTGGTGGACGAACGGAACTCTGTGGGACTGAAGGTCTTCCCCAATGCAGCCGAGCAGGCAGCAGCAATGCGCGGGGGCATCATCCGCCTCCTTGCGCTGAAGGTGCCGAGCCCCGCCCGCTACGTCCTTGAGCATCTCAGCAACACAGAGAAACTCACCTTCAGCCAAAATCCCCACGGGAGCGTAGCTGCACTGATTGAAGACTGCTCCATCGCAGCCATCGACAAGCTCACACCCGAGGACCTTCCGTGGACTTCCGAAGCCTTCGCAGCACTCTACGAGAACGTGCGGGCCGAGCTGATCGACACGGTCTTCACCGTTACTGCAACCGTGGAGAAGATCCTCTCCAGTGCCCGTCGGATCGAGAAGAAGCTGAAGGGCACCACCAGCCTGTCGCTCATCACCGCGCTGAACGATATTCGGAGCCAGCTGGAGCAGCTGGTTTTCCCGGGCTTCGTGGCCACCACCGGGTACTCGCAGCTTGCGCATCTGCCCCGGTATCTGGCCGGCATTGAGACGAGGCTTGCCAAGCTGGAGAGCAACGTGCAGCGGGATGGCCTGAATACCGCTGTGGTTCAGCGGTTGGAGGACGAGTACGACGACGCCGTGGCCTCCGTGGCGCCGTCGGGCCGACCGGTGCCTCCAGGCCTGGCGAAGGTCCGGTGGATGCTCGAGGAACTGCGCATCAGCCTTTTCGCCCAGGAGCTGGGCACGGCCTACTCGGTCTCGGAGAAGCGAATCCGGGCGGCGCTCGGCGAGGCCCTCGCAGCCTGATCTTTGGGGACTCGCCCGGTCAGGCCGGGACGAACTCGCCGTACCCGGCATCGCGAAGGGCAGCCCGGATGCGCTCGGCGTTGCGGTCCAGTTGCGCCGGATCGGGGTCGCGGTCCACGTTGTGGACGTCGAAGTCTGCGGAACTCCGCGTGGGCCAGATATGCACGTGCACGTGCGGAATCTCGTAGCCCTCCATCAGGACGCCGATACGTTCGGCACCGAACTCCGCCTCCTGCACCTTGCCGATCTTGCGGGCAACGTCCATAACCTTGCCGAGCAGTTCAGGCTCCAGGTCAATCCAGTGCGCAACTTCCCGCCGCGGGACCACCATCAGGTGACCGTCGGTGATGGGGTTGATCGTAAGGAACGCGACCACCTCATCGTCCTTCCAGACGAACCGGCCTGGGATTTCGCCGTCGATGATCCTGGTGAACAGGGTGCTCATGCGTCCTCCTTGAGCGAGCTGGCGTCCAGCACGAACCGGTACTTCACGTCCCCCGCCACCATGCGGTCGTAGGCGACATTCAGCTGGTCGGCCGTGACGATCTCGATGTCCGACACGACTGAATGCTCCGCGCAGAAGTCCAGCATCTCCTGCGTCTCCTCGATTCCGCCGATGAGCGACCCGGCGTAGGTACGCCGCTTGCGGATCAGCAGGCCCGGATCGACCGCCGGCATGGGATCGGCGGGCAGCCCGAGCTGGAAGAGCGCACCGTCCAGTCGCAGCGTGCGGATCAGCGCGTTGAGGTCATGCGGCGCGGCAACAGTGTCGATGATGACGTCGAGGCTGTCCGCCGCCGCCTTCATCGCGTCGGCGTCGCGCGAGATCACCACGCGGTCGGCGCCAAGTTCGCGCGCGGCGTCGACCTTGCCGGCAGAAGTGGTGAATACAGTCACCTCCGCTCCCATCGCCTTGGCTATCTTCACCGCCATGTGGCCAAGTCCGCCCAGCCCGACGACGCCGACAGCTTCCCCTTTCTCCACACCGAAGTGGTTCAGCGGCGAGAACGTGGTGATTCCGGCGCACAGCAGCGGCGCCGCCGCGGCCGGATCAAGGCCCTCAGGGATCCGAAGTACGTAGCCTTCATTCACCACGATCGACGTGGAGTAACCGCCCTGGGTGATTTCGCCGTCGTGCCTGCGGTCAGGGGTGCCGTAGGTACCGGTCATGCCCTTCTCGCAGTACTGTTCCAGCCCTTCCGCGCAGCTTTCGCACTCCCGGCAGGAATCGACCATGCAGCCCACACCCACTCGATCGCCCACGGCGAAGGCGGTCACCGAGTCCCCGACGCGGGTCACAGTGCCCACGATTTCGTGGCCGGGCACCAGCGGGTAGCGGGTGGAACCCCACTCGCTGCGCGTCGCGTGTACGTCCGAGTGGCAAAGCCCGCAGAACTCGATGGCTATTTCGACGTCGTCATGCTCCGGTTCGCGGCGCTCAATTGTGGTCCGGCCGAGACCGCTGGAGGCCGAGGTCGCGACGTAGGCATATGCGGTGGTCATACGGGTTACTCTCTCACACGCAGGCTGTCGGTCAGGGTCCGGTGGCCACGGGAAGATCAGCCCGCTGCGACCATTGCGACCAGGAGCCGGGATACAGGGCGGCCGAGATCCCGGCGATCTCTAGGGCTGCGATCTCGTGGGCGGCGGTGATGCCCGAGCCGCAGTAGACAGCGACGTCGGCGGTGTCGGTAATGCCAAGTGCCTCGAAGCGTCGTCGCAGTTCTCCGGACGGCAGGAAGGTCTGCGCGGGGGTGAGGTTCTCCGTAGTCGGAGCGCTGCGCGCTCCCGGAATGTGTCCGGCCTTCGGATCGATCGGCTCTACCTCGCCGCGGAACCGCTCGCCGGCGCGGGCGTCCAGCAGCACGCCCCGCTGGACGAAATCAGCTACGTCGTCTGCGGAAATGACGGGCATCTGGCCCGACTGAAGGGTTACGTCGCCGAGGCAATGCCGTTCCTCGCCCCGCTCCGTCTCGTAGCCGGCCGCCTGCCATGCCGTGAGACCGCCGTCGAGCAGGTAGACCGATGAAAGGCCGCCGTCCCGCAGCAGCCACCACAGTCGAGCCGCGGCCAGGTTCCCGGTGTCGTCGTACACCACCACGGTGTCGCCGTCGTTGATTCCCCACTGCCGTGCCGCTTCCTCGAGATCCGCAGATCGCGGCAGCGGATGCCGGCCCTCGGCCGTCGACGGGGGCGAACTAAGGTGCGCTTCGAGGTCGACGTAGACCGCTCCGGGCACATGCGCTGATCGGTACTGTTCGTGGCCGTCGGTCTTTCCGAGCGCCCAGCGAACATCCAGCAGGACAGTCTGCTGACCGGAGGTCATCCGGTCCCGCAGCCCCTGCACGTCCATCAGAGTCTTCATGAAGATCTCCTAAGAAAGTGTGACCGGTGGCACACCGGTCGGGGTGTGAGCCAAGTTCACCACAGCCGTCCTCCCCTCTCCAAGCGCCGGCCGTCCCCCATCACCCCGGGGTTCTGGCGGGAAGTGCCGGCTCGCGGTACAACTAGGTAATGACAGCGTCACTGGTGCTCGGTCCGATGCTCCGGTATGTCGATACAACCTCTGCTTCCGTTTGGGTGGAAACCAGCGAATCGTGCACCGCCGTTCTGCATGTCGACGGGCGTGAATGGAAGGCTCCGACGTTCGCAGTACACGGACACCACTACGCACTGCTGGAGGCTGAGGACCTCCCATCGGGCGCTGAACTGCCCTATACCGTGGACCTTGATGGCGAGCGGGCCTGGCCCGGGGCCGGCACCCGGTTCCCGCAGCCCGTGGTACGGACGCTGAAGCCCGGCCGCCCGCTCCGCCTCGCTTTCGGTTCCTGCCGCACCAGCGTGCCCCACGACCGGATGGGAAACGCCCTCCACGGCATCGACTCCATGCGCGCCTACGCGCTGCATCAGGCGAACGCCGACGACGACGGACCCTGGCCCGACCTTGTCGCCTTCCTCGGAGACCAGGTCTACGCGGACTCTACGAGCAGCCAGATGCAAAACTTCATCCGCTCCCGGCGTTCCCTCGATGAGGCACCGGGCGAGGAACTGAAGGATTACGAGGAGTATGCACACCTTTACCGGCTCGCATGGTCGGATGACGCGAACCGCTGGCTGCTCTCCACTCTTCCAAGCGCCATGATCTTCGACGACCACGACATCCGTGACGACTGGAACGCGTCGCTGTCCTGGCGGGAGAAGATGCAGGAAACAGCCTGGTGGCACGGCAGGATCGTTGCAGGGCTGGCTTCCTACTGGGTGTACCAGCACCTGGGCAACCTGTCGCCGGAGGCGCGCGCGGAGGACCCTCTGTGGCAGCGGATCCTCTCCCACCCCGGACCGGACGAGCTGGACTTCACGGACGAGATCGACGCCTTCGCCGAGCGTGCCGATGCTGAGCCGGACAGCTACCGGTGGAGCTACTGCCGCGACATCGGGGACGTACGCCTCCTGACCGTCGACTCCAGGGCCGCGCGCGTCCTCGAACCGGGGGTTCGGTCCCTCATCGACGAGGAGGAACTGAAGTGGATTGACGAGCACTTCCAGGGAGGTTTCCGGCACCTCATCATTGCCACCTCCCTGCCGTTCCTGCTGCCGCGGGGGCTTCACCACATAGAGTCCTGGGACGAAGCCCTCGCCGAGGGCGCGTGGGGAAAACGCGCGTCCCGGATCGGAGAAGGTTTGCGGCAGGCTGTCGACCTGGAACACTGGGCTGCGTTCCAGCGCAGCTTCAAGGACCTCACACGGCTGGTCACCGAGGTGGCAGACGGCCTTCGGGGCGCCCCTCCGCAGACAATCACCTTCCTGTCCGGGGACGTGCACTACTCCTACGTCGCTGAGGTTGAGCGCAACTCCGGCAGCAGGATCATCCAGGCTGTCTGCTCACCGATCCGCAATCCGCTGCCACGCGCAATGCGCTTCGCAACTGTGGTCATGTCCTATGGAGTGGCCAGCCCGGTCGGCGCGCTGGTTGCACGCTCGGCGCGCGTGCCGAAACCACCCTTCGATTGGAAGTCGGTCAAGGGCCCATGGTTCGACAACAACCTGGCTGTCCTCGAAGACACCGGGAGCGGTCTGCGGCTGCGATGGACTACCGGGATTGACGGGAAGGACCCCGAAGCGCCCGGGTTGAAGGAGGTGGCAGACGTGACTATCTCTGCCCGGCCCGGGACGGCTTCCTTCAACGGCTCATCCAAGGAGGCCGACACCCAGACAGGCGCCTCGCCCGCCTCCTAGATGGTGACCGATTCACGCGGTGACAGGTGCTTGAATTCTGTGCCGTAGTGCCCGCCCAACCGCGCCACGTGGCCCTCGACCATGCGCAAACCGGTCTCGTTCAGCAGGGCGTCGTGGATCTGGTGTGCCCGGGCGGCGCGCACCGACGTCACGAAGTCGATCACCTCGGCTGTCTTGGACCATGGTGCGTGGATCGGAACCAGCAGGGTGCCGACAGTCACTCCATGCGGAACGATGAAGGAATCGCCCGGGTGGTAAAGCTCACCGTTGACCAGGTAGCCGATGTTCTTCACAACGGGAATGTGCGGGTGGATGAGGGCGTGCTGGCCTCCGAACGTCCGCACGTCGAAGCCGGCGATCGTGTACCGACGTTCCGGCTCCACCGTGCTCACCCTGGAGGATGCGCCTTCGCCGACGGCCTCGCGCAGGTCCTGGGCGACGCCCTCGGGCGCATAGACTTTGAGGCTGTCGCTGGACCGGACGGCAGCGGCGACGCGGTCGCGGTCGATGTGGTCGGGATGCTCGTGGGTGATCAGGATCGCCGCAGCGCCGGCGATGGCTTCCTCCACCTCCGAGAAGGTTCCCGGATCGATCGTGATCACGGAACCGCCGTCTTCGACGCGTATGCAAGCGTGAGTGAACTTGGTCAGGAGCATGGGCACAGACTATCGGCTAACCTTGACCCCGAGTTCAATCGCAGGCGGCAAGGGAGTTGACCGTTCGAAATGCCGGCGGAAGCAGGACAGCCTACCCGCAAGGGTTCGGAGCAGCGCGTGACGCGGCAGCGCCGTGCGGTCAGTGCCACCCTCGATGAGCTGGATGACTTCGTGAGCACGCAGGAGCTTTACCGCAAGCTGCATGAGCGCGGCGAGTCGGTTTCCCTGGCCACCGCCTACCGCATCCTGCAATCCATGGCCGATGACGGCCTCGTGGACGTGCTACGCAATGGCGAGGGAGAGGCTGTCTACCGCAGATGCGCCGTCGAGCATCACCATCACCATCTCCTGTGCCGGAAGTGCGGCCGGACCGTCGAGATCGAAGCCCCGGCCGTGGAACAGTGGGCAGCCCGCGTGGCCGCCGAGAACGGGTACACCGAGGTGGCGCATACCGTCGAAATCTATGGTCTCTGCCCCGCGTGCAGCGCGTCGCCGGCCGGGGAACCCACGGCCTAGGCGGGCTGCGCGACCCGCGGTACGGACGTCGTCGACCTCCGCGAACGCCGCCAGCTGACGATCCTGCAGACCAGGTAGATCAGGAACGAGATGGTGGTGACGTAGGGGCTGATCGGGATGCGCCCGCCCAGGGCCAGCAGGATTCCGCCGACCACCGAGGTGCACGCGAAGATCACGCTGAGAAGCACCACGAGCTTCGGTGAGGACGTAACCTTCAGTGCGGCGGCGGCCGGGGTGATCAGCAGGGCCAAAACCAGCAGCGCGCCGACAACCTGGATCGACAGCGCAACCGAGACCCCCAGCAGGAACATGAACGCCAGCGACAGCCCGCGCACCGGCACGCCGCGGGCCTCGGCAAGTTCGGGGTCGACGCTTGCAAAGGTCAGCGGCCGCCAGATGGCGGCGAGGGCAACAATGACGACGACGGCGCAACTCGCCAACAGGGCCAGCTGCACCTGGTCGACGGAGACGATCTGCCCGGTCAGCAGGCCGAACTTGTTGGCAGCGCGGCCCTCGTAAAGGGCGAGGAACAGGATTCCGAGCCCCAGTCCGAAGGGCATGATGACGCCAATGATCGAGTTGCGGTCGCGTGCGCGGATACCCATCAGCCCCAGCAGCAGCGCAGCGATCACTGAGCCGACCAAGGAGCCGAACACCACGTTCGCGCCGATCAGCAGCGCGAAAGCCGCGCCGGCGAAGGACAGCTCAGCGATCCCGTGAACCGCGAAGGCCAGGTCCCGCATCATGACGAACGTACCGACCAGTCCCCCGAGCAGACCCAGCACCGCGCCTGCCCACAACGAGTTCTGCACGAGCGGGAGCAGCTCGGCGTAGTTGTCGAACGTGAAGATGGCGCGGAAGATCTCGTCGAATGTCATCCCTGCGCGGCCTCCGTATGGTGGTGGGTGGTGGCATCGGGCAACCCGACCACCACGATCCTGCCGTTGTTGTGGAGAACGTCCACCCTGCTGTCATAGAGGTCGGAGAGGACTTCGCTTGTCATGACTTCCTCAGGCCTGCCCACCCGGAAGCGTCCGCCGGCCAGGTACAGCACCCTGTCCACGTAGTCGATGATCGGGTTGATCTCGTGGGTAACGAAGACGACCGCGGTGTTGTGGTCCCGGCACTGGTCGTTGATGAGTTTGCTCACCGCCTGCTGATGGTGCAGGTCCAGGGACAGCAGCGGCTCATCGCACAGGAGGATCTGCGGGTCGGTGGCCAAAGCCTGGGCAGCCCGCAGGCGCTGCTGCTCACCTCCGGAGAGCCGTCCGACGGGTGCGTCCGCGTACGACGTCGCGCCCACCTTCTCGAGGAGGGCGTCCACAGTGCGCCGGTACTCAGCCCCGCCCCGACGGATTCCCCAGCGGTGCCCGTCCACGCCCAGACCCACCAGGTCGCGCGCCCGAAGGGGCGTTTCGGCAGCAAACGACTTCTGCTGCGGAATGTAGCCGAAAGCCCGGCTGCCGCGATGCAGGGCGTGGCCGTTCACCGTAGCTGTACCGGAATCGAGTTCCTGCAGGCCGAGCAGAACCTTGAGCAGGCTGGTCTTACCGGAGCCGTT of Arthrobacter sp. JZ12 contains these proteins:
- a CDS encoding HIT family protein: MSTLFTRIIDGEIPGRFVWKDDEVVAFLTINPITDGHLMVVPRREVAHWIDLEPELLGKVMDVARKIGKVQEAEFGAERIGVLMEGYEIPHVHVHIWPTRSSADFDVHNVDRDPDPAQLDRNAERIRAALRDAGYGEFVPA
- a CDS encoding NAD(P)-dependent alcohol dehydrogenase is translated as MTTAYAYVATSASSGLGRTTIERREPEHDDVEIAIEFCGLCHSDVHATRSEWGSTRYPLVPGHEIVGTVTRVGDSVTAFAVGDRVGVGCMVDSCRECESCAEGLEQYCEKGMTGTYGTPDRRHDGEITQGGYSTSIVVNEGYVLRIPEGLDPAAAAPLLCAGITTFSPLNHFGVEKGEAVGVVGLGGLGHMAVKIAKAMGAEVTVFTTSAGKVDAARELGADRVVISRDADAMKAAADSLDVIIDTVAAPHDLNALIRTLRLDGALFQLGLPADPMPAVDPGLLIRKRRTYAGSLIGGIEETQEMLDFCAEHSVVSDIEIVTADQLNVAYDRMVAGDVKYRFVLDASSLKEDA
- a CDS encoding sulfurtransferase, whose amino-acid sequence is MKTLMDVQGLRDRMTSGQQTVLLDVRWALGKTDGHEQYRSAHVPGAVYVDLEAHLSSPPSTAEGRHPLPRSADLEEAARQWGINDGDTVVVYDDTGNLAAARLWWLLRDGGLSSVYLLDGGLTAWQAAGYETERGEERHCLGDVTLQSGQMPVISADDVADFVQRGVLLDARAGERFRGEVEPIDPKAGHIPGARSAPTTENLTPAQTFLPSGELRRRFEALGITDTADVAVYCGSGITAAHEIAALEIAGISAALYPGSWSQWSQRADLPVATGP
- a CDS encoding alkaline phosphatase D family protein, producing the protein MTASLVLGPMLRYVDTTSASVWVETSESCTAVLHVDGREWKAPTFAVHGHHYALLEAEDLPSGAELPYTVDLDGERAWPGAGTRFPQPVVRTLKPGRPLRLAFGSCRTSVPHDRMGNALHGIDSMRAYALHQANADDDGPWPDLVAFLGDQVYADSTSSQMQNFIRSRRSLDEAPGEELKDYEEYAHLYRLAWSDDANRWLLSTLPSAMIFDDHDIRDDWNASLSWREKMQETAWWHGRIVAGLASYWVYQHLGNLSPEARAEDPLWQRILSHPGPDELDFTDEIDAFAERADAEPDSYRWSYCRDIGDVRLLTVDSRAARVLEPGVRSLIDEEELKWIDEHFQGGFRHLIIATSLPFLLPRGLHHIESWDEALAEGAWGKRASRIGEGLRQAVDLEHWAAFQRSFKDLTRLVTEVADGLRGAPPQTITFLSGDVHYSYVAEVERNSGSRIIQAVCSPIRNPLPRAMRFATVVMSYGVASPVGALVARSARVPKPPFDWKSVKGPWFDNNLAVLEDTGSGLRLRWTTGIDGKDPEAPGLKEVADVTISARPGTASFNGSSKEADTQTGASPAS
- a CDS encoding MBL fold metallo-hydrolase yields the protein MLLTKFTHACIRVEDGGSVITIDPGTFSEVEEAIAGAAAILITHEHPDHIDRDRVAAAVRSSDSLKVYAPEGVAQDLREAVGEGASSRVSTVEPERRYTIAGFDVRTFGGQHALIHPHIPVVKNIGYLVNGELYHPGDSFIVPHGVTVGTLLVPIHAPWSKTAEVIDFVTSVRAARAHQIHDALLNETGLRMVEGHVARLGGHYGTEFKHLSPRESVTI
- a CDS encoding Fur family transcriptional regulator, whose product is MPAEAGQPTRKGSEQRVTRQRRAVSATLDELDDFVSTQELYRKLHERGESVSLATAYRILQSMADDGLVDVLRNGEGEAVYRRCAVEHHHHHLLCRKCGRTVEIEAPAVEQWAARVAAENGYTEVAHTVEIYGLCPACSASPAGEPTA
- a CDS encoding metal ABC transporter permease, whose translation is MTFDEIFRAIFTFDNYAELLPLVQNSLWAGAVLGLLGGLVGTFVMMRDLAFAVHGIAELSFAGAAFALLIGANVVFGSLVGSVIAALLLGLMGIRARDRNSIIGVIMPFGLGLGILFLALYEGRAANKFGLLTGQIVSVDQVQLALLASCAVVVIVALAAIWRPLTFASVDPELAEARGVPVRGLSLAFMFLLGVSVALSIQVVGALLVLALLITPAAAALKVTSSPKLVVLLSVIFACTSVVGGILLALGGRIPISPYVTTISFLIYLVCRIVSWRRSRRSTTSVPRVAQPA
- a CDS encoding ABC transporter ATP-binding protein; protein product: MSLRSASLSFGRRTLWHDLDLDIQPGEFLAVLGPNGSGKTSLLKVLLGLQELDSGTATVNGHALHRGSRAFGYIPQQKSFAAETPLRARDLVGLGVDGHRWGIRRGGAEYRRTVDALLEKVGATSYADAPVGRLSGGEQQRLRAAQALATDPQILLCDEPLLSLDLHHQQAVSKLINDQCRDHNTAVVFVTHEINPIIDYVDRVLYLAGGRFRVGRPEEVMTSEVLSDLYDSRVDVLHNNGRIVVVGLPDATTHHHTEAAQG